The window TAGGAGGGAAATAATTCTAAAAACACAAATGATGAAAGTAAAAGTTTTTAAAATTAGACTTCCGGAAGAATTTCTCTACAAAGATCAAAGAATGCTGGATGATTTCCTGGAAGCCAATGAGATTATGAAAGTAGAAACAGCTTTCGTAAGTGAAGAACGGTATTGGTCTGTAATATTGTATTTTGAAAATTTAAAACTGACAAAAAATACAGTTAAAGAACCAAAAGCAGTTAAATATTCTGCAGAGAATGATTTCCTGAATACAGATGAAGAAAAGATACTGGATGCGCTGAAGTTTTGGCGGTCAGAAAAAGCCCGGGAACAAAATCTTCCTACTTATTTCATCGCTAGTAACAAAGAACTGATGTCTGTAGCCAAGTATAAACCTGCCAGGAAAGAAGAATTGCTGGAAATCAAAGGATTTGGAAAGCATAAGATTGAAAATTATGGTGAAGAGATCCTTGAGATTCTAGAAAGCGTCTGATTTTTCAGAATAATTGATAACACAACAGCAAAAAAGCTGGGGAAGATTGTTTCTTCAGCTTTTTATGCTGTGTAAAGTCCATGCAATTCCGTACTTTTGCATTTATCAAAATGACATACAAAAAATGAAGCCAAGTTTAGCAAAAGGGACGAGAGATTTTACGGCACAGGAAGTTTCCAGAAGAAAATATATCATCAATATTTTACAGAATAATTTTGAATTATTCGGGTTTCAGCCATTGGAAACTCCAAGTTTTGAAAATCTTTCTACATTGACAGGGAAATACGGGGAAGAAGGAGACCGTTTGATCTTTAAAATTTTAAATTCAAGCATTAATGAAGCAAGAGAAGAGAAAAAAGTTCAAATGCTTCATGATTTTCAAAGAGCGCTGGATAAACCATTTAGTTCAGAATATATAACGGATAAAGCTCTTCGTTATGACCTTACCGTACCTTTTGCAAGATTCGTGGCTATGAATCATGGGAAATTGACATTCCCATACAAACGTTCTCAAATTCAGCCGGTTTGGAGAGCAGACAAGCCTCAAAAAGGAAGATACAGAGAGTTTTATCAATGTGATGCAGATGTGGTAGGAAGCGAAAGCTTATTACAGGAAGTAGAGCTGGTTCAGTTGTATTTAAAATCATTTGCTGATCTGAAAGTTCCTGTAACCATTCATATGAACAACAGAAAAATTCTTTCAGGATTGGCAGAATATGCAGGAATCACAGATAAGCTGATTGACTTCACGGTAGCATTGGATAAACTGGATAAGATTGGTAAAGAAGGTGTTGTAAAAGAATTACTGGAAAGAGGTATTTCTCAGGAATCTATTGACAAGTTGGATTTTCTTTTCAGCCAGTCAGACGATGCACTGGAAAATCTTCTTCAACTGAAAGAGAAATTTGCAGGTAACGAAATCGGTCTGAAAGGAGTAGAAGAACTTGAATATGTTCTTACACAGTCTCTGAGCCTTGGTGTTGATATGCAAAATCTTGTATTCAATATTACACTGGCAAGAGGACTGGATTATTATACAGGTGCTATCTTTGAAGTGAAGGCAGATGAGGTTGCTATGGGATCCATTGGTGGTGGTGGAAGATATGATAATCTTACAGAAGTTTTTGGAGTTAAAAATATTCCGGGAATAGGGATTTCATTCGGATTAGACAGAATTTATCTGGTAATGGAAGAATTGAACCTTTTCCCTGAAGAAGCATCATCCAAGATCGAATATTTGTTTGCTAATTCTGGGGGTGAAGGAACAGTAGAAGCTTTGAAATTGATTATGCAGCTACGAGCAAAGGGAATTTCAGCAGAATTATATCCTGAAAATGCAAAAATCAATAAGCAGTTTACTTACGCAGAAAAGAAAGGGATAAAAAATATGGTTTTCCTGGGTGAAGAAGAAATTAAAAATAACACCGTTACTTATAAAGATCTTGAAGCTGGTGAAAAGAAAACCGTTTCTCTTGAAGAATTCTTAGGATAATAGTATTGAAAAAATTGCCCAATAGAATATCATTTTATTGGGGATATATAAATAGAAAAATCAACCACAAAAACTTTTTGTGGTTGATTTTTTTTGATTCGTGTTAAGATTTAAATATTTTTGATCTTTAAAATCGGTTCAGAATTTGTAATTTGGATCAATGTATACAAACAGAGTGAAAATTATACTCTGAATTCATTAAAAAACTTTTAAACATAAAAACCAGATGAACACTATTTGCGCATTGTGCGGAACACCGCTAACGGCAACAGATATGTCTGTAGGTAAAAATAAACTTGCCGACGGTGGTTATTTGTGTGCAGGATGCTTTACCAAAGCCATTACTATCAACAGAGATCTTATTCATAATCTTGATCAGTTTTATTTTGCAGAAATTACAGGAATGATTCTGAAAAGTAAAATTGATGCAAGCCAGAATACCGGAGGTCCCCAATATACAGCAAACAATCATTACGAATATGATGCACCAACAAGACTGGATGAAATAAAAGATCAGATTGTTGCGCTGAATGCAAGACTGAGCGTTCTTGCCAATGAAGAGGTGAATGAATTGGCTAATGTTCTGGACAAGGACGAAAAATTGCTGGCTATTGCAGAAGGAATTGATCTTCAAAGCAACAGAGAAGGAATTATATTTTCAACCCAGAAAAGGGTAGCCTTTATTGACAAAAAATTTTTGGGAGGGGTTGTAAAGAATGAATTTCCTCTTCAGGACATTTCTTCTATTGATCATATTGGAAACCTTTTGTATTCAATTCTGAAAATCAATACCAATAGAGGTGATGCACAGTTTAAACTTCATAATAAAAATGATGGGCGGGCATTCTCCAATGTTAAAAATAAAAGTACAGACTATTCTGAAAATGTGAGAAGGGGTTCTAGTCCATTGCAGGCATTTTCCCAAACAATTCCTGATCTGGTTCAGGAAAACGTTTATTCTACCGGTAAAGGAGATTCCGGAGCTATTTTTGAACAGTTGGAAAAACTGGGTAAACTTAGAGAAATTGGAGTGCTGACAGAGACTGAATTTGCTGAACAAAAGAAAAAACTGCTTGATAAATTATAAAAAGAAGAAATGAGTAATAACTGTGCATTGTGTAAAACAGAATTAACCTCTATGGATACGCTTCTGGGAGCTAATAAGCTTTCAGATGGCAATGTCTTATGCAATAAATGTCTGAATCAAACGAGCAATATCAATGAAGAATTGCTGTACAATCTCAATAAATTCAGTATTGATGATATTAATGAAATGCTGAAAACAGAGACAAAGGAACCAGTTCTGCCAGTAGCAGTGGTAGAGCAAAATTTTCCTGTAGCGATAGATTCTGATTCAACCCAAATTTCAAAAGAAGTTTATAAACGGAGACAGCGCAAAATAAAATTTGAACTGGAAAAACTGAACGCCAATCTTTCTATGTTTACCAAAGGAGAGATCAAAGAACTTCCTTACCTGATTTCAGAAGATGAACAAATAATTGCCATTACAGATGCTCAGTTTGTCAATACATTGGATGCCGGAGTATTGGTGGCAACTCCCAAAAGGATGCTTTCTGTATCCAAAGGAATGTTTGGTGCAGCAAAAATTAATGATTATCGTAATGAGACCATACAATCGGTAAGTTTTATAACAGACCCGAGATCTCCGGTTATTAAACTGCATTTGGAGGAAAGAGTAGTTGAATTTGAATGCTATATGGATAAAGAAGATGCAGAGAAGTTTTATGACACTATAAAGGTCATTTATAATACTCCAAAGGAACAATCTCCGAAAGAAATTAATATAGCAAGTAAAAGTGCTTCAGTGTCACCAGAAGAAGTTTTTAATCAGCTTGAGAAATTAGGAAAACTGAGAGAAAACGGAATCTTAACTGATGCAGAATTTGCAGAACAAAAAAAGAAACTGCTGGAGCAATTAAAATAAAACTTTTAACATCGAATAATGAAGGATAAAGTATCAGCAGAAATAGTAGAAAATTGGCTTAAAGGATGGTGTCTGTCAAGAGAAGTACCTTTTCCTGTTCAGTATAAATCCGGATTCAATGTGATAGTAGGAGATGAAACACAAAAAGAACGTTTTGTATTTCCTCAACTTAATAATGACTTTTTTGAACTTGCAGATTCAATTGATGAGCCCTGGATTTATCTCAAAGTATCTACTTCTCCTGATGAATTTATGGGGAAGATCCCTGAAAGATGGAAGCTGCAGTCACAAGGATATATGATGACCTGTTTCCACCCGATGAATTTCCCTGAAATCAGTCTTGCAGAAGGGTATCACTTAGAATTTTCTGAGTATAACACAACTTTTGTTGTCAGCATTGTAGCTGAGAATGGAGAGCAGGCTTCTATAGGCCGTGTCTCGCTTATCAATGGTGTGGCTGTATATGATCGGATTATTACCGAAAAAAATCATCAAAGGAAAGGGCTTGCTTCTTTTTTATTGAGAGAACTTGAAAAGATAGCTTTAGCAAAAGGATTTTCAAATAATCTTTTAGTAGCAACAGAAGAAGGAAAGCTGCTGTATGAAACGCTAGGCTGGAAGACGTATTGCCTTCACAGTTCTATTGTAATTCCATCTGAAACTTAATATTTTAGCCAAATTAAATTATTCTTTTCCCGAGAAATAGTAATTTAGGCTCATAAACTGTTACCATGAGTGAAAAATCAAGACTTGACGAAATAAGAGAAGAACTTAAAAGACTGGATATCAGTCCTACCATATTTGCCAGAAAAGAAATTTATGAGCTGCCGGATATTCTTTCAACAGATGAAAAGATTGTCTATCTCGTTGAAGGCAGAAATAAAATAAACAATCATCATATTGTTCTAGTAGCTACAGACAGAAGATTGATCTTTGTAGATAAGGAATTCATATACGGATTGAAAGTAGAAGATTTTTCTTACAGCAAAATAAGTTCAATACAATATGAAACAGCAGTATTGCTGGCTTCCATAGATATTCAGGTTACTGATGATATCGTAGAGATAGATGGAGTAGGAAAGTACCATGCTGAGCTGTTTTGTGAAAAGGTAAGAGATTTTATGTCCCGTCCTGAAGTTTCTTTTCAGAATATACCAGAACCAAGTGTTTTGGATCAGCTCGAACAATTGGGAAGATTAAAAGAGACCGGAGTTTTAAGTGAAGAAGAATTTCTTGAGCAGAAGAAAAAGCTCATGGATCAATTATGATCTATATGCAGAGAGGCTTTAATGAAAAGCAGAATTAACACTATTTTAAAACTAAAACAATGGAAAATTACATAGAAATAAATAAAAAATCATGGAATGCAAAGGTTGAACCGCACCTGAAGTCGGATTTTTATTTTGTAGATGAATTTTTAAAAGGAAGAACTTCGCTCAATACAATAGAACTGGAGCTTCTGGGAGATGTAAAAGGAAAAAGTATTCTACATCTGCAATGTCACTTCGGACAGGATTCTATTTCACTGTCAAGAATGGGTGCAAATGTTACCGGGATAGATCTTTCTGATAAAGCAATTGATGCTGCCAGAGATCTTGCGGAAAGATGTGGTACGAATACACAGTTTATCTGTTCAGATGTCTACGATCTGCCTAATATTTTGGATCAGAAATTTGATGTCGTTTATACAAGTTATGGTACAATAGGCTGGCTTCCCGATCTTGAAAAATGGGCTGGTGTTATCAGTCATTTCCTAAAACCCGGCGGACAGTTTATTATGGCAGAGTTTCACCCGGTTGTCTGGATGTTTGATGATGATTTTACAAAAGTGGCTTACAACTATTTTAATGAAAAACCGATCGTAGAGACCTATGAAGGAACGTATGCAGATCAATCTGCACCTATCGTACAGGAATATGTCATGTGGAATCACTCTTTATCGGAAGTTCTTGATAATCTCATTAAAAAAGATTTAATTCTGGATACTTTCCGTGAGTTCGACTGGTCACCATATGCTTGTTTCAGACATGTAGATGAATTTGAAAAAGGAAAATGGAGAATTCCACAGTTTGGAAATAAGATGCCTCTTGTGTATGCATTAGCAGCACAGAAAAAGTAAAATTAATTGAAACAGATCAATATCTGAACGGTTTAAATTAAAATTAAAAAGTCATCGTAGTGCTATTACGATGACTTTTTCCTATATATGAATGTTAAAAAAAACTGCTCTTGTTAAATTAGCTCAGAGAATCCTCAGCCTTTGTTTTTGCTTCGTCCACTTTATTCTGAACCTGGGAAGCAACATCATTGGCTTTTGTTTTAAGGTCATTTCCCCATTTGTTAAGATTATCTTTCGCTGTATTGATTTTATCTTTTACTGCCTGTTGATCTTCAGGGCTTGAATTCTTATATTTCCAATAAGCCAATGCACCTAAACCTAATAATGCTAATAAACCTTTTGCTTTGTTTCCCATGATTTCTATTTTTTTATGTATTAATATTAAAATTTGTTATTACTAATAATGTAAAATACGTGCCAAAAAAATAAATCGAATTATAAAAAAATGTTAAATTTAAGAGAAGACTTCAAATTTTTCACCATCAAAACTGGCAAAAACCATAGTTGGATATGAATCCTGATGATAAAGGTTTCCATTTTTATCAATAGCAATGGCTCCTGCGAACCCATCGATGGTTTTAAGTTCATCAAATGTCTTACTAAAAGCCTCCTGAAGGCTCATCCCGTCTGTAACTCTCGTTACGATTTTTGTGGCAGTAGCATTGCTCACAATATCTTCCCCCACACCGGTACAGCTTACAGCACAGAAGGAATTGGCATAATTTCCGGCCACTGTGGCAGAATCTGAAATCCTTCCCGGAATCTCAAAACCTTTTCCACCTGTAGAGGTAGCAACAGCCAGCTTTCCTTCTTGATCAATCGCTACACAGCCTACCGTTCCTTTACCTCCGTTGGCCAGTTTGGCTTCATATTCATTTCTTCTTTGGGGAATCTCTGTAGAAAAATTCTTAAAACCATGCTCCGTAGCATAGATTTTTGCACCGTGGCCTCCCAAAACCCTGTCATCTTCACCCATAAGATCTTTAGCAACAAAAATAGGGTTCTTTACATCCTGGATATTGATGACTCCGCTTAGCTTCTGAGTATCTCCGTTCATAATAGCAGCACTCATACGGATCACACCATCGCTCTGGATCTGAGAACCAATTCCCGCATTGTACAGCGGATCATCCTCTAATAGTGAAACGGCATAAGCAACAGTATCGAAAGCTGAATGGGTCTTCAGATAATCAAAGGCTTTTTGGGCAATCTCTTTTAAAGAATTCTGCTTTGCAGTTTTTACTTCATGGCTTTGGTCGCTTTCTGAGAAAAAACCTCCGTGTATAATGATTTTCATAATAGATATAGATTTCGTATTCCGGAGTTCCGTGTTTATTACGTCTAATAATACGAATCCCGGGTATTAATAAAAAAGAAAAGATAAGAATTTTATTCAAATATCGAGTTAATACGAGTTTCGTAGTTCGGGTTCCGTAGTTTCGATTTTATTGTTTTTTTAATAACTGATCTTGATTATTTGTAAACCCCGCACTCTACATTGTTGACACGAGTTCCGTGTTCCGGGATTTCAAAATCCCGTACTACTTGTCTTGTGGGATAGGATTAAACTGAGAATTCTCAATCGTTAATGTCTTTGTTGTAAGATCATAATGATCATTCATAGACATGACATGTACCGTTAAATTATCAATAGAGATAGGTTCCCCAAGATTGATATTCGTAAGATTGGTATCTTTAATAAACCTGCCGTCTACCAGAATCACAAGGCCTGAACCTACAGCTGTCATCACATCATTATGGATGAAAAGTCCCGTATCTTCTCCAAGTCCTATTCCCAGTGTTCTAGGATTGTTGACTACCGCCTGGAAAAGGCGGCCAATTCTGCCACGCTGTACAAAGTGTGTATCAATAATGACATTATCAATCAAACCTAATCCCTGAGTGGTTTTGATTTCTCCTTTTAAAAGTGCTTCAGAACTGCTTCCCTGATAGATCATGTTTTCAGATGCTGCGGCAGCTCCCGCAGAAGTTCCGGAATAAATAAAATCCTGTTCCTGATATTTTAATAGAATCGTATCATGGAATCTTGTTCCTCCAAGAATAGAAGTCAGTCTCAGCTGGTCTCCTCCGGTGAACATCATGACATCGGCAGCGTTGGCTCTTGCCACCATTGCATCAGAGTTGGCTTCTTCACGGTTGTGGATGTCCAGAACATTTACATTTTTAGCACCCAGAAATTCAAAAGCCTTTTTATATTCAGAACCTACAATCTGAGGGATCTGTGAGGCGGTTGTTACAATTTCAATAACAGAATCCTCTTTGAGTTTTGACTCGTTGATGATCTTTCGTAAGATCCCACGTTCAAAAAAATTAAGATTCTTTTCAATATTCTGATCATAATCGGTTTCAGCAAAACTTCCTTTGTTTACAGCTCCTCCAATAACTATTAATTTTCCAACAGGTTTCGTCATGGTACAAAATTAAAAAATAATTAACATTCTTTGGCGAATTTCATGCCATCTTTAATTGATTTTTAATGTTTTAGGAATGTTAATTAAAATTAATTTTTTTTTAACAAATCTTTAAATCTGCTATGGTTTCGTTTTGGGTTTTGCATTATCTTTGGCTATGAAAGGAGTTATTGTTAACTGTTAAAATGCCAATAGACTATGAAAATCGAAAAGATTCAGGCACTAAGAGGTCCTAACATCTGGAGCATCAGAAGAAAGAAGCTGATACAGATGAGGTTAGACTTAGAAGAAATGGAGAATTATCCTACCAATAAAATCGAAGGATTCAGGGAAAGGATTGAAAAATTAATACCCTCGTTGATTACCCATCGATGCTCGGAAGGAGTGGAAGGTGGTTTTTTTCATAGAGTGGAAACAGGAACCTGGATGGGGCATGTCATTGAGCATATCGCTTTGGAAATACAGACACTGGCAGGAATGGATGTGGGGTTTGGAAGAACCCGGGAAACAAAAACACCGGGAGTGTATAATGTAGTTTTCAATTATATTGAAGAAAATGCGGGAATCTACGCTGCTGAAGAAGCAACGAAGATAGCAGAAGCCTTAATAGAAGGGAAGGATTATGATTTAAATGCCTGTATTCATAGATTAAAAGAAATCAGAGAGCGTGTCCGTCTTGGACCATCTACAGGAAGTATTGTAGAAGAAGCTGCTTCCAGAAGAATTCCTTGGATCAGGTTGGGAACAAATTCCCTTGTACAATTGGGATATGGAGTAAATCAGCAAAGATTTCAGGCTACCATTACCGGAAAAACAAGTTCTATTGCCGTTGATATTGCATGTAACAAAGAATTAACGAAAAGAATGCTTCATGATGCTGCTATTCCCGTGCCGATTGGTGATTTGGTGGTAGACGAAGAAGGATTAAATGCTGTGATCAGAAAAATTGGGTATCCGATTGTTTTAAAACCTTTGGATGGGAATCACGGAAAAGGTTCTTCAATTAATGTCAATGAATGGGAATCCGCTAAAATAGGTTTGGAACATGCCCAAAAATATTCCAGAAAAGTAATCGTTGAAAAATATATCACAGGTTACGATTTCCGTATACTGGTGATTAATAATAAGATGGTGGCAGCAGCAAGAAGAGTTCCTGCACATGTTGTAGGAGACGGGGAACTGAATCTTCAGCAGCTTATTGAGAAAGAAAACAAAGATCCTAGGAGAGGGTATGGCCATGAAAATGTCCTTACTGAGATTGAAGTAGATAAAGATACATTGGAACTTCTTGAAAAGCTTCAATATACTCTGGAAACCATTCCTCAAAGAGGAGAAGTGGTCTACCTGAAATCAACAGCGAACCTTTCAACCGGTGGAACATCCATTGATGTAACGGATATGGTACATCCGGAAAATATCACAATGGCAGAAAGAATCTCCAAAATTATCGGATTGGATGTCTGTGGTATTGATGTGATGGCAGAGAACTTAACTCAGCCTTTAAAAGAAAGCGGAGGAGCTATTATTGAAGTAAATGCTGCTCCGGGCTTCAGAATGCACCTGGCCCCAAGTGAAGGTCTGCCAAGAAATGTAGCTGCACCGGTAGTAGATATGCTTTATCCACAAGGGAAACCTTTTACGATTCCAATTATTGCCGTGACGGGTACGAATGGAAAAACAACGACAACAAGACTTATTTCTCATATTGTAAAAAGTAACGGTTACAGAGTGGGATTCACGACTTCGGACGGAATTTATATTCAAAATACGATGTTGTCAAAAGGAGATACTACCGGACCGCTTTCAGCAGAATTTATCCTAAAAGATCCAACGGTAGAGTTTGCAGTACTGGAAACTGCCAGAGGAGGAATTTTACGCTCCGGGCTCGGTTTTTCACAATGCGATATCGGAGTTCTTACCAATATTGAGGAAGATCATCTGGGAATGAATGACGTTCACAACTTGAGAGATCTTACCAAAGTAAAACGTGTAGTACTGGACAGCGTCAAAAAGAGTGGCTGGAGTGTACTGAATGCCGATAATGAATATTCTATGAAGATTGTGAATGATCTTGATTCTAATGTGGCAATTTTCAGTATGGATGAAAACAACCCGCATATTGTAAAATTTGCGAAAGAAGGAAAGATTACCTGTGTGTATGAAGAAGGATTCGTTACCATTAAAAAGGGAGACTGGAAAATCAGAATAGGAAAAGCCAAAGATTTCCCGATCACAATGGAAGGAAAAGCCAGGTTTATGATTGAAAATGTATTGGCAGCCAGTTTGGCAAGTTACCTTTATGGATTTGGAATTGAAGATATTTCCAATTCTTTGAGAACATTTATTCCAAGTGCTCAGCTTACACCGGGAAGATTAAATGTCTTTAAATTCAAAAACTTTAAAGTGCTGATTGACTTCGCTCATAATCCTTCAGGATATGAAGCTATTGAAGATTATCTTAAAAATGTTGAGTCAACAAAGAAAATTGGAATTATATCCGGTGTTGGAGACAGAAGAGACAATGATATCAGAGAGTGCGGAAAGATTGCGGGAAGAATGTTTGATTATATTATCATCCGAAATGAAAAACATCTTCGTGGAAGAACGGAAGAGGAAATCAACGGATTGATCATTGATGGAATTAATAATGCAGGCAGAGATGTGAGTTACGAGATTATTCCTAAAG of the Chryseobacterium viscerum genome contains:
- a CDS encoding HRDC domain-containing protein codes for the protein MMKVKVFKIRLPEEFLYKDQRMLDDFLEANEIMKVETAFVSEERYWSVILYFENLKLTKNTVKEPKAVKYSAENDFLNTDEEKILDALKFWRSEKAREQNLPTYFIASNKELMSVAKYKPARKEELLEIKGFGKHKIENYGEEILEILESV
- the hisS gene encoding histidine--tRNA ligase, with the translated sequence MKPSLAKGTRDFTAQEVSRRKYIINILQNNFELFGFQPLETPSFENLSTLTGKYGEEGDRLIFKILNSSINEAREEKKVQMLHDFQRALDKPFSSEYITDKALRYDLTVPFARFVAMNHGKLTFPYKRSQIQPVWRADKPQKGRYREFYQCDADVVGSESLLQEVELVQLYLKSFADLKVPVTIHMNNRKILSGLAEYAGITDKLIDFTVALDKLDKIGKEGVVKELLERGISQESIDKLDFLFSQSDDALENLLQLKEKFAGNEIGLKGVEELEYVLTQSLSLGVDMQNLVFNITLARGLDYYTGAIFEVKADEVAMGSIGGGGRYDNLTEVFGVKNIPGIGISFGLDRIYLVMEELNLFPEEASSKIEYLFANSGGEGTVEALKLIMQLRAKGISAELYPENAKINKQFTYAEKKGIKNMVFLGEEEIKNNTVTYKDLEAGEKKTVSLEEFLG
- a CDS encoding PH domain-containing protein gives rise to the protein MNTICALCGTPLTATDMSVGKNKLADGGYLCAGCFTKAITINRDLIHNLDQFYFAEITGMILKSKIDASQNTGGPQYTANNHYEYDAPTRLDEIKDQIVALNARLSVLANEEVNELANVLDKDEKLLAIAEGIDLQSNREGIIFSTQKRVAFIDKKFLGGVVKNEFPLQDISSIDHIGNLLYSILKINTNRGDAQFKLHNKNDGRAFSNVKNKSTDYSENVRRGSSPLQAFSQTIPDLVQENVYSTGKGDSGAIFEQLEKLGKLREIGVLTETEFAEQKKKLLDKL
- a CDS encoding PH domain-containing protein, encoding MSNNCALCKTELTSMDTLLGANKLSDGNVLCNKCLNQTSNINEELLYNLNKFSIDDINEMLKTETKEPVLPVAVVEQNFPVAIDSDSTQISKEVYKRRQRKIKFELEKLNANLSMFTKGEIKELPYLISEDEQIIAITDAQFVNTLDAGVLVATPKRMLSVSKGMFGAAKINDYRNETIQSVSFITDPRSPVIKLHLEERVVEFECYMDKEDAEKFYDTIKVIYNTPKEQSPKEINIASKSASVSPEEVFNQLEKLGKLRENGILTDAEFAEQKKKLLEQLK
- a CDS encoding GNAT family N-acetyltransferase, giving the protein MKDKVSAEIVENWLKGWCLSREVPFPVQYKSGFNVIVGDETQKERFVFPQLNNDFFELADSIDEPWIYLKVSTSPDEFMGKIPERWKLQSQGYMMTCFHPMNFPEISLAEGYHLEFSEYNTTFVVSIVAENGEQASIGRVSLINGVAVYDRIITEKNHQRKGLASFLLRELEKIALAKGFSNNLLVATEEGKLLYETLGWKTYCLHSSIVIPSET
- a CDS encoding PH domain-containing protein, which encodes MSEKSRLDEIREELKRLDISPTIFARKEIYELPDILSTDEKIVYLVEGRNKINNHHIVLVATDRRLIFVDKEFIYGLKVEDFSYSKISSIQYETAVLLASIDIQVTDDIVEIDGVGKYHAELFCEKVRDFMSRPEVSFQNIPEPSVLDQLEQLGRLKETGVLSEEEFLEQKKKLMDQL
- a CDS encoding class I SAM-dependent methyltransferase, giving the protein MENYIEINKKSWNAKVEPHLKSDFYFVDEFLKGRTSLNTIELELLGDVKGKSILHLQCHFGQDSISLSRMGANVTGIDLSDKAIDAARDLAERCGTNTQFICSDVYDLPNILDQKFDVVYTSYGTIGWLPDLEKWAGVISHFLKPGGQFIMAEFHPVVWMFDDDFTKVAYNYFNEKPIVETYEGTYADQSAPIVQEYVMWNHSLSEVLDNLIKKDLILDTFREFDWSPYACFRHVDEFEKGKWRIPQFGNKMPLVYALAAQKK
- a CDS encoding YtxH domain-containing protein, coding for MGNKAKGLLALLGLGALAYWKYKNSSPEDQQAVKDKINTAKDNLNKWGNDLKTKANDVASQVQNKVDEAKTKAEDSLS
- a CDS encoding isoaspartyl peptidase/L-asparaginase, whose translation is MKIIIHGGFFSESDQSHEVKTAKQNSLKEIAQKAFDYLKTHSAFDTVAYAVSLLEDDPLYNAGIGSQIQSDGVIRMSAAIMNGDTQKLSGVINIQDVKNPIFVAKDLMGEDDRVLGGHGAKIYATEHGFKNFSTEIPQRRNEYEAKLANGGKGTVGCVAIDQEGKLAVATSTGGKGFEIPGRISDSATVAGNYANSFCAVSCTGVGEDIVSNATATKIVTRVTDGMSLQEAFSKTFDELKTIDGFAGAIAIDKNGNLYHQDSYPTMVFASFDGEKFEVFS
- a CDS encoding cyanophycinase; translated protein: MTKPVGKLIVIGGAVNKGSFAETDYDQNIEKNLNFFERGILRKIINESKLKEDSVIEIVTTASQIPQIVGSEYKKAFEFLGAKNVNVLDIHNREEANSDAMVARANAADVMMFTGGDQLRLTSILGGTRFHDTILLKYQEQDFIYSGTSAGAAAASENMIYQGSSSEALLKGEIKTTQGLGLIDNVIIDTHFVQRGRIGRLFQAVVNNPRTLGIGLGEDTGLFIHNDVMTAVGSGLVILVDGRFIKDTNLTNINLGEPISIDNLTVHVMSMNDHYDLTTKTLTIENSQFNPIPQDK
- the cphA gene encoding cyanophycin synthetase; translated protein: MKIEKIQALRGPNIWSIRRKKLIQMRLDLEEMENYPTNKIEGFRERIEKLIPSLITHRCSEGVEGGFFHRVETGTWMGHVIEHIALEIQTLAGMDVGFGRTRETKTPGVYNVVFNYIEENAGIYAAEEATKIAEALIEGKDYDLNACIHRLKEIRERVRLGPSTGSIVEEAASRRIPWIRLGTNSLVQLGYGVNQQRFQATITGKTSSIAVDIACNKELTKRMLHDAAIPVPIGDLVVDEEGLNAVIRKIGYPIVLKPLDGNHGKGSSINVNEWESAKIGLEHAQKYSRKVIVEKYITGYDFRILVINNKMVAAARRVPAHVVGDGELNLQQLIEKENKDPRRGYGHENVLTEIEVDKDTLELLEKLQYTLETIPQRGEVVYLKSTANLSTGGTSIDVTDMVHPENITMAERISKIIGLDVCGIDVMAENLTQPLKESGGAIIEVNAAPGFRMHLAPSEGLPRNVAAPVVDMLYPQGKPFTIPIIAVTGTNGKTTTTRLISHIVKSNGYRVGFTTSDGIYIQNTMLSKGDTTGPLSAEFILKDPTVEFAVLETARGGILRSGLGFSQCDIGVLTNIEEDHLGMNDVHNLRDLTKVKRVVLDSVKKSGWSVLNADNEYSMKIVNDLDSNVAIFSMDENNPHIVKFAKEGKITCVYEEGFVTIKKGDWKIRIGKAKDFPITMEGKARFMIENVLAASLASYLYGFGIEDISNSLRTFIPSAQLTPGRLNVFKFKNFKVLIDFAHNPSGYEAIEDYLKNVESTKKIGIISGVGDRRDNDIRECGKIAGRMFDYIIIRNEKHLRGRTEEEINGLIIDGINNAGRDVSYEIIPKEIEALKHAMGMAEEGTFITALSDVISNAIDLVQEYQARELLEDDKNL